Within Lytechinus variegatus isolate NC3 chromosome 15, Lvar_3.0, whole genome shotgun sequence, the genomic segment atatttcaaagttctatTGGATGATTTATGATGGTTTTTAATAATTGTCCCATTATGTTCAAGTGACTAGCCTCATAGCTGCAATGAAAGTAAACCACATTCACTGTATTGGTCAGATCACTTTTGTGTATCCATCAATCAGATTAGGCGTTTGATAACATTTGTTATAGCACTTATTCATGACTTTAGGTCAGACTTTACATTTTGTGAAACAACCCCATGGTTTTATGTTTCAGAGTGCCCTAGAAGTCGATATAGATGATATCTACCAACCTGGCTCAGTCCTTGACATGCCAAAGAGACCGCCGTGGGACTATAACATCAGCAAAGATAAGCTTGAGCAAAGAGAGGAACAAGAATTCAGAAACTACCTCCAAACAATCTATGAGAAGTTCCCTTCAAAACAACTCagctattttgaaataaatctagaggtattgttttttttattattatttaatttgatGGTTATTCAATGAAAGCAACTCtacatataatttatatagaTTTGGGAATTGCCAGAAACTTACACTCAGTTCCAAATCAAGCATAAGTACTTTGTTTAtatgcaaatttgcaattgatttgtGTTCAGTTGCAACTCATCCTTCTTGTAATGTCCTGTCACACATGATTTCGGTACTTAAACTCAATTTGGAATTGAAGCTACTTTTCCTGCAACATCCAAATTAATGTCAGTTATGTTTGCTTCATGGTGGAGATGCTGGTTGTGGATAATATTGACCCTATGGCTAGGATGACTGATCACCATTTTTGACCCAAGCTCAATGCAACTATTTTTATCCAAGACACTTCAAGAATCGTATTGGTACATAAATATTTCtctattgtttgaatgaaaAGTAATTCTTCAATAATAACATTCCAGACTGACTTTGCAATCACCTTGTGATATATAAAAATCAAAGGGTATTATGGTTTTACTATTTTTACTTTTAACCAATTTATAGAAAACTAATTTTGAATTCACTTTATTTCATCAGACATGGAGACAACTTTGGAGGGTCCTTGAAATGTCTGACATCGTTCTGCTGATCGCCGACATCAGGCATCCGGCACTCCATTTCTCTCCTGCCCTCTATGACTACGTTACAAGGGACCTCAAGAAACATCTCATACTTGTCCTCAATAAGATTGACCTAGCCCCACCTTCTCTAGTAGTAGCATGGAGATCATACTTCAAAGAGAAGTTTCCTCAGCTCCAAGTCGTCTGCTTCACCTCCTTCCCAAGGGAATCACAAAGTCCTGATGGTATATCAGGTAAAACATTTCattacaatcatttttttattaatatatatatttttttcctccaaaatcCGAGGATGTCACAGAGTTCAGAGAATGTTAGGTTTAAAATCATGTTTCTGATAATAAGAAATTTCTTTCCTAGAGAATAACAGTGCTTAGACTTGCCATCAATTGAAAGTCAAATTTGAGTCCCTAAATCAACCTTAGTCTGCCAATTCATTGCAAATTTACACTTTATTGATGGTCTACGTTTTGCAACAAGtagtaaaaaaatcattttgttatagttacaattgatatcaattttaagTCAGCAATagattttacaattgattgcaagtatTTTATTGTAGGTGGGTCGACCGATTGGATATTAgactaactacatgtatgtagtctAGTCAAAATGGTAGATTAGCGAAATGGTTAGTAAATAACTGGTTTAGTAGACAAACTAAGATTAGACAATATTGGATGAGACCAAAACCAATAGTGGACGAGGTTGATTTAGATCAATTGGCAGTTTACCATTTGTTATAGACCAAATGGcagtttattattttgttgtttgattttcttttagGATTCAAGAGAAGAAAACGTGGGCAGTTTACGGCAGTGGGGCCAATGCAGCTTCTGAAAGCATGCGAGACAATATCCAATGGAAAAGGTATGTTGTTTCATTACAATGATTCGTAATATTGATTATGATGTAAAAATGATACTCCCCAGGGTGTGGAGAATGTGTGCTTGCATTGTATGTTAGCATGACTGAATGATTCTGCTGACAGGGGTGGTAAAAATCAGTGAACACTTTCGTTTTTAGTGCCTTATGGATTAATATCGTTTTTAGGGTTCTGTGACTTGGCATAGCTTGCAATCATTCGGAgaacaaaaatttgctttgttAATCTACAGTTTCTAATTCTAATTCTTTACTTTGCAGTCTTAAATTTCAGACTGTTAAAGCAGTATCAGCAAACTAAAATTACCTCATCAGTATTGTCATAGAAATTCagcttttctttttcctctatgTTATCAAGACTAGCATTCCTATGTTTCCTTGTGTGTTTAGTTGATTTAAGTAGTTGGCGAGAAAAGATTGAGGCTGAGATGAGGGGTGAGGAGACTCTAGCCTCGCAGGTCATCGCTTCAAACCCCGTAGAGATGACAATGTATGAGGAACATGAAGCATTCAAAGACAGCATCATTACAATAGGATGTGTCGGTGAGTGAACGTGATATGTTTTTTATTCTGCAAACATTTGATTATAgagtcaaaatataaagaaatttcaaacAGTATGATTGTTAATTAGCACATCTACCATAGTTCTTAACTTTtcatatgcaaaataaatttaccTTTGCAAAATGGAATTCATGTTTTACTTTTGAAAACTCAATTCCATTTTAGATCAGATTTGAAATGGAATTACATGATTTCAGAAACATACAAATTTTTGGTGCTATTGTGCCGTTGACTGCAAAGACCtcatgccgggggggggggggggcctgggaggcctaCTGACCATATGATCTCCCAAAATACcgtggcctagatagggttaaaccatCTTGGCATAAATACTTACATGAGAATTAGACTAGGTGGGTATTAAACAGTATTTCCACAGatccaaaaaaaatattcccgAAACTGAATCCCAAAATTCATAGAcatttgctgaaattttcaagtttgaattttaacaaaaatagacAATATACTACAGTAAGCCTCAACTTGGTCCAAGCAACCAAAGTAGAGGAATTTAACCTTTTTTCTTGTTCACACACTTAAAATTACgaaatgcgagcacaaagcgcgagcagaaaattttgagcTACATATGAGGCAAATTTTCAAAGATATTACATGAATATCGAAAGTTGCTACTTTTGATTGTTGTTTAATTGATTTTCGGATTCCCCAAAATTTCCTGGCTTTTTTCACTTCCTGATATTTTACTGGAAAAGTCAAAATTTCCAGAATTTTGGGAGAAGTGGAAACACGTGATTAAGCCTAGTATAGTAATAGACCAAACGCCAGTTATACTAGATTGGTCATAGACCTGGGCCCCATTTTACAAAAAGTTGTgaatgatccaatcaattgcaattatggaaagccagcaacgtcaacatctgaaagaaatacatgtttgttcaaaataatttttataaatGACCATAATTCATATATTCACTGTTTTTTGgacaattcagtgtgcttctcttggTTTTCAAGGACAATGAGCAAATTTCtttgagaaaaaattatgaccttgatggattttcatagacttgagattgatcggatcaattgtaacttcttgtaagacagggccctgggcTTAGCAAATGGGATCAACTGGTTTAACTTATTAAATGGAATTATTTCTTTGTGTGTAATCCTATCAGGTCATCCAAATGTGGGTAAATCTTCAGTGATGAATGGTCTTTGTGGTCATAAGGTGGTCAGCGCATCCAGGACACCTGGTCATACAAAGCATTTCCAGACCATATTCCTCACACCAATGGTCAAGCTTTGTGATTCCCCTGGTCTTGTGTTTCCCTCTCTGGTTGATAAACAATTTCAGGTTGGTATTCAAGAGTATTACCTAGCATTTTCTCATGCAGCCATATTCTGGAGACCCAAGTTTTCTGTTTCCTAAAATGCCAATTCTATGTTCTTCATTATTCTTAATTAACATTCAGTGTTCTGTGACATGTACAAAATATGATAAAGCgatttgaaaagtaaaaatatttagaaaaaaaacccacaggTTCTATTCAGGTAAAACTTggcaaacaaaaaaaacccaaaaatgTTTTGATAGGCCTACCGGTAGTTTTCACCTTATCTCAGAAAATTGGATACTCTACATTATTGcccctttcttctttctcagaagatatacatgtagggtttGGGTTTTAATGAGGAATTTAGGTTTGATATCCTGTGAGGTTTAGTTATTTTTGAGGTTGGGTTTAAGAGGAATAGATTTGAGATTGAAGCACTTGTTGCCATAGTTAATGTCTTAGAACCAGTAACCCTATATCATCTGTGTGGAATATGTGATTGCTTATAACCACTCTACATTTTGATACTATGCTAGAGAATCAGAACAAATCTTCCTGATCTTTTGGTACCAAGttaatgaaaatggaataggGGGTCACAGGGGCATTGAACATTTTGTTATTGCATGTTGGCTAAAATccccaccattttttttaattgattgctTGTAAACACTACCAATTTTGCATCCTAAGCCATTTCAAATATTACATTaaattgatcaaaattttgaattctgGAAAACATTCggtcataaatacaataaaatagacATGTATGAGAATAGAGAATGATATGGAGGATACCTTAGTTCATTGatcatatatatattgtgatttgttgcatttcttgaCATTCACtggtaaaaatagaaaaatgacaATATCTTTAGACTTGCATTATTAacaatttttgtatttcatacaGACTTAGGCAAGATAGTATTTTTAGAGCCAAATTTTATTTAGTCTGTTTTTGTAAGCAGAAATGTAGTAGACGGAGATCAgcaaaaattttaaagaaataacgTCAAATTTTCGTATTTTCTTTTCAGATTCTGTCAGGAATTTATCCCATAGCTCAAGTCCAAGAGCCATACACAGCAGTTGGTTACCTTGCACAGAGAATACCACTGACGCAGATTCTAAGGATACGACACCCTGAGGCTGATGGATCACCAGAGGGCGCTACAGGGGCGCATTGGTCTGCTTACGATATTTGTGAAGGTAATTAGCATTGTAACAGACAAAGCTGTTTTATCTTCAACTTCCCTTCCTTAAATTGGCagcagttgaaaaaaaatgtcaattttgttgAATATACCTGTTGTTCCATTATAACATGAACTGAACTACAGTGAATGATGGTTGCAGTTTTAATGAAATGATCGCCAATTTGTTCATATGAATAGCCAGGGTTTATTTATGATAGTACATTACCGAGTTAGAGTTAAAATGATAAGTTACTGTTAAAGTGCTGATAAAGTTCCCCAAAGTTACCCATTAGTATGTATTTGTTCTGAgtgaaaaatgaatttctttcctttttcatatTAATATCAAAAGTGTTTACTTTGGGATGTATTGTTACTGAAGTTTTGTAATCAACTAAGGTTATAGAAGAATTTACAACACCTTATTAACTTATTATATGCAAGCAAACAGGGGTGGGGGAGCGGAATGTGCAACATTCATACTGTTGTGCATGTACTGTCCAAAATGTAGCGTTGCACGGCTTAATAGGCAAGGTCAAAATATAATactaattatattatattttctctAAACCGTTGAATGCATGTAATCTTACAAAATGTCGGTCTTTACCAGTCTCAATTGATTACAGGTAAATCATTTACATACTTTTATCGATCCAAAAATGCATTTGAAAATTGTTAGTGTCCACTGAAGTCCTAATGGGACTGTTCATGAAAGTGATAACAATAACAAGTTTCTGATACAGGGATTCTAGATTGAAATTTGGAGCCTTTCTTATCAGTGCTAACagattgatttgttttcttGCTCCTTGCAGCTTGGTGTTGCCACGCAGAGAAACGAGGCTTCATCACAGCTAAAGCAGCCAGGAAAGACGTCTACAGGGCGGCCAATAATATCCTCAGGATGGCCGTAGATGGCAGGCTCTGCATGTGCATGACCCCACCAGATTATACGGCTCAAAAAGGTGAGACATTAAGTTGTAACTTTCCATCAATTAACTGGGCACCAATATTCTGAGAGATTCCTTACTTGTCTCTGAAACCTAATCTGTCAACCCAATAAAGACCCTAAACTCAATCCCAAACTAAACTTGAGCCCATTCAACCATGAAACTTGATGAAactggagcattgtggcccagtggattagtcttctgattttgaaacagagggtcgtgggttcgaatcccagccatggcgtaatttccttcggcaagaaatttatctacattgcgctgcactcaacccaggtgaggtgaatgggtatctggtaggattaattccttgaatgcatgagcgctgaaaggcagctcaaactaaagccggggtaataataataacattgcacctcggaatagaatatttctatataaatgcctattattatcatcattatcaaattaaattttaacCCAAAGGCATGATAACCTTAATACAATGTTGGGTTAAATGTAATTCATATCACTAAACTTACATTCAATTGAAACTCTAAGCATCCAAAGTTAAAGGTAGATATTTGCTGGAGGTATTGTGTTTTTGGGTTGTTCATTCTTTATGGATTGATGATGATCTGATTAGAACTTGCTAGTCAAAGAGGTCTATTAAAAATCTTAGAAGTTGAGCGTATTATATTGGTCTGGCTGTAGTGGAGCCACGGAGTCATAATTTTGACTGTGTGCAATCAAGAATCCTGTCTAGTTTATTCCTGTATCTGTATAGTATGTCAAGGTGTGATGACATCTTATTATGTGCCAATAGCACAAAACAACATGTAGTATCTTACAAACTTGTTTTTAATGTGGACCTTCCTTCCCATATGATCACTCCATGGTCAGACTCGATAAGTGATAATAATAACTCTGTTAGCACAGTAATTTAGACTTTACTTGCatatttattgtttacattATGCTCTGTATTTCTATCTGCTCAAGTTTTATGGTTTGtgtgttaaagataaattccagttctggtaacgatctcaaaatgactttttacagaatctaatataatgaccactcaagtgtctgtttgtatgaataaaaaatatgtgccaaaggaatctggaagaaattgtgtaattgctgagaaataagcaaaataagcgcggatttggtcacttccgtcaggtctttattccagcaataatgatacgctgtcccacgtgtgcctatctgtgttggcgatcttcagtgtgattgtatttctgcttagattttatgatttcacaaagttcagttcatgtaactgtaccagatttagatccacgatgatataatcgtacttaaccttggttttacagactttttttacgaaattagtgttttgctgcaactactatcatttagctttaaccactgcattttgggggaattttctttaatgtgtagacaaattaaatgaattattattattatttttttttggggggggggagtgggtgGGTTCCTAACATCCCAAAATAATGAGGAGGGGGCATTATCATtagttaatgataataataataatattccgcatttatatagcgcttgatACATCGGAacaacgtctctaagcgctttacagatatattattaccccggtcatcggatccttgcatgcccgcatacaatgtatgcacctacTGTTTTGTTGGgagtaaatgaaatgaaactgaatattcttttttgtttttcctGAAATCCACAAAAGAATGCTGGGAGCAGCACCAAGAGACATTTGAGATTGGTCGACTGCAGGACCAACACAGACGGGTAGAGGATGATGTCGACAGAGAGGGCGACAAAGATGATGATCTCTCGGACCAGTTTACCAGTAGCGGCGAGGACAGTGATGCTGATGTCGAGAGCAATGATGTTGACAGAGAGTCAGACTCGAGACGGAGGGAGCGGAGGCGGAAAGGTCAACAGGAAATGGAGAGTGGTGATGACGAGGGTGAAAGATCAACGGGTCTAAGGACCACGAACCCTTTTGATTTACTTACGGATGCATGATAGATGGAAAGAATCGGCAGAAAG encodes:
- the LOC121428815 gene encoding guanine nucleotide-binding protein-like 1, producing the protein MPRKKPFSGKQKKHQLQEKRDRKRADGHHRPPHGPHAGMSHRSRQQSQELLSSEDKNSTSEGEMPEVNALNQQPTTPGMGKDKQYDPNRFHLHFQKESKSELAQRKKQAMQPYEPLPESALEVDIDDIYQPGSVLDMPKRPPWDYNISKDKLEQREEQEFRNYLQTIYEKFPSKQLSYFEINLETWRQLWRVLEMSDIVLLIADIRHPALHFSPALYDYVTRDLKKHLILVLNKIDLAPPSLVVAWRSYFKEKFPQLQVVCFTSFPRESQSPDGISGFKRRKRGQFTAVGPMQLLKACETISNGKVDLSSWREKIEAEMRGEETLASQVIASNPVEMTMYEEHEAFKDSIITIGCVGHPNVGKSSVMNGLCGHKVVSASRTPGHTKHFQTIFLTPMVKLCDSPGLVFPSLVDKQFQILSGIYPIAQVQEPYTAVGYLAQRIPLTQILRIRHPEADGSPEGATGAHWSAYDICEAWCCHAEKRGFITAKAARKDVYRAANNILRMAVDGRLCMCMTPPDYTAQKECWEQHQETFEIGRLQDQHRRVEDDVDREGDKDDDLSDQFTSSGEDSDADVESNDVDRESDSRRRERRRKGQQEMESGDDEGERSTGLRTTNPFDLLTDA